The Bacteroidales bacterium genome window below encodes:
- a CDS encoding DUF2764 family protein, producing MYKRNYYCLVAGLPDIIIDEKKQGESSSEFKNELTEQLYESDYKLAELLYLNYDNKNILNLLLKQNKQFINLGKYLEEELEEQIKEPTYIVDYIKQFIINCKEETSDKSDLSRENELQSLFYDHILLEKNDFLKHWFKFDRDIKNILTAVNCHRYAYDIEKHLIPTKHENEVYEILIKGSPKPDILADEVPYIDKILQIAESEMDKSEKEKALDNIKWTFLDEYTFFNYFTIEKILSYIIKLDIAERWINLDNETGKKLFEKLINEIKMTYKFPEEFSVKK from the coding sequence ATGTATAAAAGAAATTATTATTGTTTGGTGGCAGGACTTCCTGATATTATTATTGACGAAAAAAAACAGGGAGAATCAAGTAGCGAGTTTAAAAATGAACTTACAGAGCAATTGTATGAATCTGATTATAAATTAGCTGAATTGTTGTATCTGAATTACGATAATAAAAATATATTAAATCTGCTTTTAAAACAGAATAAGCAATTTATAAATCTCGGAAAATATCTAGAAGAAGAACTTGAAGAACAAATTAAAGAGCCTACATATATAGTTGATTATATTAAACAATTCATTATCAATTGTAAGGAAGAAACTTCAGATAAATCAGATTTGAGCAGGGAAAACGAATTACAAAGTTTATTTTATGACCATATTTTACTAGAAAAAAATGATTTCTTAAAACATTGGTTCAAATTTGACAGAGATATAAAAAACATATTAACAGCCGTAAATTGTCATCGTTATGCTTATGATATCGAAAAACATCTTATCCCTACCAAGCACGAAAACGAAGTATATGAAATACTTATAAAGGGAAGTCCAAAGCCTGATATACTTGCAGATGAAGTTCCATACATAGATAAAATATTGCAGATTGCAGAATCAGAAATGGATAAATCAGAAAAAGAAAAGGCACTTGACAATATAAAATGGACATTTCTTGATGAATATACTTTTTTCAATTATTTTACTATTGAAAAAATATTGAGTTATATAATAAAATTAGACATAGCAGAACGTTGGATTAATCTTGATAATGAAACAGGAAAAAAACTTTTTGAAAAGTTAATAAATGAAATAAAAATGACTTATAAATTTCCTGAAGAATTTAGCGTAAAAAAATAA
- a CDS encoding V-type ATP synthase subunit E — translation MTTKILELTEKIYKEGVEKAKKEAEQIIANSKKEADDIINAAKNKEKDIIEKAKKEAVEIEKKSESEIKLSARQAVSNLKQQITQLITTTPVETHVKDAFKDQEFVKNVILTIIKNWNPQKPEELNIRLLLPEKNEKEFVDFFENKAKEFLNAGLEISFDMKIKSGFKIGPKDGSYIISFTEKDFENYFKNYLKEKTKQMIFD, via the coding sequence ATGACAACAAAAATTCTTGAATTAACTGAAAAAATTTACAAAGAAGGTGTTGAAAAGGCAAAAAAAGAAGCTGAACAGATTATTGCAAATTCAAAAAAAGAAGCTGATGACATTATTAATGCTGCAAAAAATAAAGAAAAGGACATAATTGAAAAAGCAAAAAAAGAAGCTGTTGAAATTGAAAAAAAATCAGAATCGGAAATAAAATTGTCAGCAAGGCAGGCTGTAAGCAACTTAAAGCAGCAAATCACACAGCTTATAACAACAACACCTGTTGAAACACATGTGAAAGATGCTTTTAAAGACCAGGAATTTGTAAAAAATGTAATACTCACAATTATTAAGAATTGGAACCCACAAAAGCCCGAAGAGTTAAATATCAGATTGTTGCTTCCCGAAAAAAACGAAAAAGAATTTGTTGACTTTTTTGAAAATAAAGCAAAAGAATTTTTAAATGCCGGACTTGAAATCTCTTTTGATATGAAGATAAAAAGCGGTTTTAAAATCGGACCCAAAGACGGCAGTTATATTATTAGCTTTACAGAAAAAGATTTTGAAAATTATTTTAAAAATTATCTCAAAGAAAAAACAAAGCAGATGATTTTTGATTAA